The following are from one region of the Entelurus aequoreus isolate RoL-2023_Sb linkage group LG17, RoL_Eaeq_v1.1, whole genome shotgun sequence genome:
- the LOC133631957 gene encoding alpha/beta hydrolase domain-containing protein 17B — MNHLSFSELCCLFCCPPCPSKITAKLAFLPPEPTYSLMCDESGSHWSLHLSERADWQYSSREKEAIECFMTRTSKGNRIACMFVRCSPNARYTLLFSHGNAVDLGQMSSFYIGLGSRINCNVFSYDYSGYGASSGKPSEKNLYADVDAAWQALRSRYGIRPENVIVYGQSIGTVPSVDLASRYESAAVILHSPLTSGMRVAFPDTKKTYCFDAFPNIDKISKVTSPVLVIHGTDDEVIDFSHGLALYERCQRPVEPLWVEGAGHNDVELYGQYLERLKQFVAHELVNL, encoded by the exons aTGAACCACTTATCCTTCAGCGAGCTTTGTTGCCTCTTCTGTTGTCCGCCGTGCCCCAGCAAGATAACGGCCAAACTAGCCTTCCTGCCCCCCGAGCCCACCTACAGCCTCATGTGTGACGAGAGCGGCAGCCACTGGTCCCTGCATCTCTCCGAGCGCGCCGACTGGCAGTACTCGTCCCGAGAGAAGGAGGCCATCGAGTGCTTCATGACGCGCACCTCTAAGGGCAACCGCATCGCGTGCATGTTTGTGCGCTGCTCGCCCAACGCCCGCTACACACTCTTATTCTCCCATGGAAATGCAGTGGATTTGGGCCAGATGAGCAGCTTCTACATCGGCCTGGGTTCTCGGATCAACTGCAACGTGTTCTCCTACGACTACTCTGGTTATGGCGCCAGTTCGGGGAAACCCTCAGAGAAGAACCTGTATGCTGATGTCGATGCTGCCTGGCAGGCGCTGCGCTCACG GTACGGTATCCGTCCAGAGAACGTCATCGTGTATGGCCAGAGTATTGGAACGGTGCCTTCTGTGGACCTGGCCTCTCGCTATGAGAGTGCCGCAGTGATCCTGCACTCGCCGCTCACCTCCGGCATGAGGGTGGCCTTCCCTGACACCAAGAAGACTTACTGCTTTGACGCCTTCCCCAA CATCGACAAGATTTCCAAGGTGACGTCGCCAGTCCTGGTCATCCACGGCACGGACGACGAGGTCATTGACTTCTCCCACGGCCTGGCGCTGTACGAGCGCTGCCAGCGCCCCGTGGAGCCGCTGTGGGTAGAAGGGGCCGGGCACAACGACGTGGAATTGTATGGACAGTACCTGGAACGGCTCAAGCAGTTTGTGGCGCACGAGCTGGTCAACCTGTAG